The Hypomesus transpacificus isolate Combined female chromosome 3, fHypTra1, whole genome shotgun sequence genome has a window encoding:
- the dctn1b gene encoding dynactin subunit 1 isoform X4, giving the protein MSSDGGGRPAKVGSLVEVIGKGQRGTVAFIGATLFASGKWVGVILDEAKGKNDGTVQGKRYFTCEENHGIFVRQSQIQLVDDGADTTSPETPEPATSKVPKRDILDTPKSNKLTTARRPKPTRPTGTSKPGASGSASAGEMSSSEPSTPAQTPLAAPVIPTPGGLLSPGAPPPPLPSKEEESLRGQVKDLEEKLETLRMKRSEDKAKLKELEKSRIQLEQLQEWRSKMQEQQAELQRQLKEAKKEAKEALEAKEHYMEEMADTADAIEMATLDKEMAEERAESLQQEADSMKEQVEELTMDLEILKHEIEEKGSDGAASSYHVKQLEEQNGRLKEALVRMRDLSSSEKQEHVKLQKQMEKKSLELEVLRSQREKLQEELALAEKTVDELKEQVDAALGAEEMVETLTERNLDLEEKVRELRETVTDLEAINEMNDELQENARETELELREQLDLGAARIREAEKRVEAAQETVADYQQTIKKYRELTTHLQEVNRELTSQQEASAEQQQQPPAEMFDFKIKFAETKAYAKAIEMELRKMEVSQANRQVSLLTSFMPDSFLRHGGDHDCILVLLLIPRLICKAELISKQAQEKFDLNESCTVRTGLRGGQGEQMSFAAGLVYSLSLLQATLHRYEQALGQCSVEVYKKVGSLYPEMSIHERSLDLLIDLLHRDQLDETVNVEPLTKAIKYYQHLYSIHLTDQMEDCTMQLADHIRFTQSALDCMAVEVGRLRAFLHTGQEETDLAVLLKDQETSCSDIRQFCKKIRRRMPGTDVPGIPSALTFGTQVSDTLLDCRKHLTWVVAVLQEVAAAGAQMIAPLGEQEGLSALRLEDVAFKAGEQIYGTPGANPYECLRQSCSIVIATMNKMATAMQEGEYDAEKPQIRNPPPVEVRAAALRAEITDAEGLGMKLEDRETVVKELKKSLKIKGEELSEASVRLSLLEKKLDSSSRDADERVEKIQTRLDETQTLLRKKEKEFEETMDALQADIDQLEAEKAELKLRLSSQSKMTMDGLRGTPPSGIASVVTGMAGEEQKGGAVMAAMGAGLQVIDSPLLTQQIDAQRLSIKHLKNENNKLKAEKMRVQLASLTPLNVAKLPSRDGARPEVLSSALYRKTDQLLDTLLQMSANVKVVDVTGRSPVTPSAQLLEQTARLQSLSDTLDRLKDEVAEHVVTQRPGARASSHFATFPSTAFVKAKEERRGDTVLVGRVMLPCSRGQEQAHRLVLSQAELQRVHRLLLT; this is encoded by the exons ACCACGGCCAGACGGCCCAAG CCCACCCGGCCCACGGGGACCTCCAAGCCGGGGGCCTCAGGCTCGGCTTCGGCCGGGGAGATGAGCAGCAGTGAGCCCAGCACCCCGGCCCAGACCCCCCTGGCTGCCCCGGTCATCCCCACTCCGGGAGGGCTGCTTTCCCCCGGGGCCCCCCCGCCTCCACTGCCCAGCAAG gaggAGGAATCCCTGCGTGGCCAGGTgaaggacctggaggagaagctggagaccCTGAGGATGAAGCGCTCGGAGGACAAGGCCAagctgaaggagctggagaagagcCGCATCCAGCTGGAGCAGCTGCAGGAGTGGAGGAGCAAGATGCAGGAGCAGCAGGCCGAGCTGCAGAGACAGCTCAAGGAGGCCAAGAAG GAGGCCAAGGAGGCACTGGAGGCCAAGGAGCACTACATGGAGGAGATGGCCGACACGGCGGACGCCATCGAGATGGCCACGCTGGACAAGGAGATGGCGGAGGAGCGGGCAGAGTCTCTGCAGCAGGAGGCAGACTCCAtgaaggagcaggtggaggagctcACCATGGACCTGGAGATCCTGAAGCACGAGATCGAGGAGAAAG GGTCAGACGGAGCTGCCTCCAGTTACCATGTCaagcagctggaggagcagaacGGCCGACTGAAGGAGGCTCTGGTCAG GATGCGTGACCTGTCATCATCGGAGAAGCAGGAGCACGTGAAGCTGCAGAAGCAGATGGAGAAGAAGAGCTTAGAGCTGGAGGTCTTGAGGAGCCAGAGGGAGaagctgcaggaggagctggcGCTTGCCGAGAAGACCGTGGACGAGCTGAAAGAGCAG GTGGATGCTGCTCTGGGGgcggaggagatggtggagacCCTGACGGAGAGGAACCTGGACCTGGAGGAGAAGGTcagggagctgagagagacCGTCACCGACCTG GAAGCCATCAACGAGATGAACGACGAGCTGCAGGAGAACGCCCGGGAGACGGAGCTGGAGCTGAGGGAGCAGCTGGACCTGGGCGCGGCGCGCATCCGGGAGGCGGAGAAGCGCGTGGAGGCCGCCCAGGAGACCGTGGCCGACTACCAGCAGACCATCAAGAAGTACCGCGAGCTCACCACTCACCTGCAG GAAGTGAACCGGGAACTGACGAGTCAGCAGGAGGCCTcggcagagcagcagcagcagcctccaGCCGAGATGTTCGACTTCAAGATCAAGTTTGCTGAGACCAAAGCCTACGCCAAG gccatAGAGATGGAGCTAAGGAAGATGGAGGTGAGCCAGGCTAACAGGCAGGTGTCCCTGCTCACCTCCTTCATGCCCGACTCCTTCCTGCGTCACGGAGGAGACCACGACTGCatcctggtgctgctgctcaTCCCCCGGCTCATCTGCAAG GCGGAGCTCATCAGTAAGCAGGCTCAGGAGAAGTTTGACCTGAATGAGAGCTGCACCGTGCGGACggggctgagaggagggcagggcgaGCAGATGAGCTTCGCTGCCGGCCTGGTCTACTCTCTCAGTCTGCTGCAGGCCACGCTGCACAGATACGAACA GGCTCTGGGTCAGTGCAGTGTGGAGGTGTATAAGAAGGTGGGCTCTCTCTACCCTGAGATGAGCATTCACGAGCGCTCCCTGGACCTTCTGATCGATCTGCTGCACAGAGACCAGCTGGACGAGACCGTCAATGTGGAGCCCCTGACCAAGGCCATCAAGTACTACCAG CACCTGTACAGCATCCACCTGACTGACCAGATGGAGGACTGCACCATGCAGCTGGCTGACCACATCAGG ttcacCCAGAGTGCCCTGGACTGCATggcggtggaggtggggaggctgCGAGCGTTCCTGCACACGGGCCAGGAGGAGACGGACCTGGCCGTTCTGCTGAAGGACCAGGAGACGTCCTGCTCGGACATCCGCCAGTTCTGCAAGAAGATCCGGCGTCGCATGCCTGGCACCGACGTGCCGGGGATCCCGTCTGCTCTCACCTTCGGAACCCAG GTGTCGGACACCCTGCTGGACTGCAGGAAGCACCTGACGTGGGTGGTGGCCGTGCTGCAGGAGGTGGCGGCTGCAGGGGCCCAGATGATCGCTCCtctgggggagcaggagggcctGTCTGCCCTCAGACTGGAGGACGTGGCCTTCAAGGCtggagagcag ATCTACGGAACCCCGGGTGCCAATCCGTACGAATGCCTGCGCCAGTCGTGCAGCATCGTCATAGCAACCATGAACAAGATGGCCACGGCCATGCAGGAAGGAGAATACGATGCTGAGAAGCCCCAGATCCGG AATCCTCCTCCGGTGGAGGTGCGGGCGGCGGCGCTGCGTGCCGAGATCACCGACGCTGAGGGTCTGGGCATGAagctggaggacagggagaccGTCGTCAAGGAGCTGAAGAAGTCCCTGAAGATCAAG gggGAGGAGCTGAGCGAGGCCAGCGTGCGTCTCAGCCTGCTGGAGAAGAAGCTGGACAGCTCGTCCAGAGATGCGGACGAGCGCGTGGAGAAGATCCAGACCCGGCTGGACGAGACCCAGACGCtgctgaggaagaaggagaa gGAGTTTGAGGAAACCATGGACGCCCTGCAGGCCGACATCGACCAGCTTGAGGCGGAGAAGGCGGAGCTGAAACTGCGTCTCAGCAGCCAATCAAAGATGACCATGGACGGCCTGAGAGGAACGCCTCCCTCGGGCATAGCGTCTGTCGTCACGGGGATGGCAGGAG AGGAACAGAAAG GAGGGGCTGTGATGGCAGCTATGGGGGCGGGGCTGCAGGTGATCGACTCCCCCCTGCTGACTCAGCAGATCGACGCTCAGCGACTCAGCATCAAGCACCTGAAGAACGAGAACAACAAGCTGAAG gctgAGAAGATGCGTGTCCAGCTGGCCTCCCTGACGCCCCTCAACGTGGCCAAGCTGCCGTCCCGAGACGGCGCCCGTCCAGAGGTGCTCTCCAGCGCCCTCTACCGCAAGACGGACCAGCTGCTGGACACTCTGCTGCAGATGAGCGCCAACGTCAAAGTGGTGGACGTCACCGGGAGGTCTCCAG tcaCTCCTAGCGCCCAGCTCCTGGAACAGACGGCCAGACTCCAGTCGCTAAGTGACACCCTTGACAGACTGAAG GATGAGGTAGCGGAGCACGTGGTGACTCAGCGTCCTGGCGCTCGGGCCTCCTCACACTTCGCCACGTTCCCCTCCACGGCTTTTGTTAAG gccaaggaggagaggaggggggacacaGTGTTGGTGGGCAGGGTCATGCTGCCGTGCTCCCGGGGTCAGGAGCAGGCTCACCGGCTCGTCCTATCACAGGCTGAGCTCCAGAGAGTGCACCGCCTCCTGCTGACCTAA
- the dctn1b gene encoding dynactin subunit 1 isoform X6 yields the protein MSSDGGGRPAKVGSLVEVIGKGQRGTVAFIGATLFASGKWVGVILDEAKGKNDGTVQGKRYFTCEENHGIFVRQSQIQLVDDGADTTSPETPEPATSKVPKRDILDTPKSNKLPTRPTGTSKPGASGSASAGEMSSSEPSTPAQTPLAAPVIPTPGGLLSPGAPPPPLPSKEEESLRGQVKDLEEKLETLRMKRSEDKAKLKELEKSRIQLEQLQEWRSKMQEQQAELQRQLKEAKKEAKEALEAKEHYMEEMADTADAIEMATLDKEMAEERAESLQQEADSMKEQVEELTMDLEILKHEIEEKGSDGAASSYHVKQLEEQNGRLKEALVRMRDLSSSEKQEHVKLQKQMEKKSLELEVLRSQREKLQEELALAEKTVDELKEQVDAALGAEEMVETLTERNLDLEEKVRELRETVTDLEAINEMNDELQENARETELELREQLDLGAARIREAEKRVEAAQETVADYQQTIKKYRELTTHLQEVNRELTSQQEASAEQQQQPPAEMFDFKIKFAETKAYAKAIEMELRKMEVSQANRQVSLLTSFMPDSFLRHGGDHDCILVLLLIPRLICKAELISKQAQEKFDLNESCTVRTGLRGGQGEQMSFAAGLVYSLSLLQATLHRYEQALGQCSVEVYKKVGSLYPEMSIHERSLDLLIDLLHRDQLDETVNVEPLTKAIKYYQHLYSIHLTDQMEDCTMQLADHIRFTQSALDCMAVEVGRLRAFLHTGQEETDLAVLLKDQETSCSDIRQFCKKIRRRMPGTDVPGIPSALTFGTQVSDTLLDCRKHLTWVVAVLQEVAAAGAQMIAPLGEQEGLSALRLEDVAFKAGEQIYGTPGANPYECLRQSCSIVIATMNKMATAMQEGEYDAEKPQIRNPPPVEVRAAALRAEITDAEGLGMKLEDRETVVKELKKSLKIKGEELSEASVRLSLLEKKLDSSSRDADERVEKIQTRLDETQTLLRKKEKEFEETMDALQADIDQLEAEKAELKLRLSSQSKMTMDGLRGTPPSGIASVVTGMAGGGAVMAAMGAGLQVIDSPLLTQQIDAQRLSIKHLKNENNKLKAEKMRVQLASLTPLNVAKLPSRDGARPEVLSSALYRKTDQLLDTLLQMSANVKVVDVTGRSPVTPSAQLLEQTARLQSLSDTLDRLKDEVAEHVVTQRPGARASSHFATFPSTAFVKAKEERRGDTVLVGRVMLPCSRGQEQAHRLVLSQAELQRVHRLLLT from the exons CCCACCCGGCCCACGGGGACCTCCAAGCCGGGGGCCTCAGGCTCGGCTTCGGCCGGGGAGATGAGCAGCAGTGAGCCCAGCACCCCGGCCCAGACCCCCCTGGCTGCCCCGGTCATCCCCACTCCGGGAGGGCTGCTTTCCCCCGGGGCCCCCCCGCCTCCACTGCCCAGCAAG gaggAGGAATCCCTGCGTGGCCAGGTgaaggacctggaggagaagctggagaccCTGAGGATGAAGCGCTCGGAGGACAAGGCCAagctgaaggagctggagaagagcCGCATCCAGCTGGAGCAGCTGCAGGAGTGGAGGAGCAAGATGCAGGAGCAGCAGGCCGAGCTGCAGAGACAGCTCAAGGAGGCCAAGAAG GAGGCCAAGGAGGCACTGGAGGCCAAGGAGCACTACATGGAGGAGATGGCCGACACGGCGGACGCCATCGAGATGGCCACGCTGGACAAGGAGATGGCGGAGGAGCGGGCAGAGTCTCTGCAGCAGGAGGCAGACTCCAtgaaggagcaggtggaggagctcACCATGGACCTGGAGATCCTGAAGCACGAGATCGAGGAGAAAG GGTCAGACGGAGCTGCCTCCAGTTACCATGTCaagcagctggaggagcagaacGGCCGACTGAAGGAGGCTCTGGTCAG GATGCGTGACCTGTCATCATCGGAGAAGCAGGAGCACGTGAAGCTGCAGAAGCAGATGGAGAAGAAGAGCTTAGAGCTGGAGGTCTTGAGGAGCCAGAGGGAGaagctgcaggaggagctggcGCTTGCCGAGAAGACCGTGGACGAGCTGAAAGAGCAG GTGGATGCTGCTCTGGGGgcggaggagatggtggagacCCTGACGGAGAGGAACCTGGACCTGGAGGAGAAGGTcagggagctgagagagacCGTCACCGACCTG GAAGCCATCAACGAGATGAACGACGAGCTGCAGGAGAACGCCCGGGAGACGGAGCTGGAGCTGAGGGAGCAGCTGGACCTGGGCGCGGCGCGCATCCGGGAGGCGGAGAAGCGCGTGGAGGCCGCCCAGGAGACCGTGGCCGACTACCAGCAGACCATCAAGAAGTACCGCGAGCTCACCACTCACCTGCAG GAAGTGAACCGGGAACTGACGAGTCAGCAGGAGGCCTcggcagagcagcagcagcagcctccaGCCGAGATGTTCGACTTCAAGATCAAGTTTGCTGAGACCAAAGCCTACGCCAAG gccatAGAGATGGAGCTAAGGAAGATGGAGGTGAGCCAGGCTAACAGGCAGGTGTCCCTGCTCACCTCCTTCATGCCCGACTCCTTCCTGCGTCACGGAGGAGACCACGACTGCatcctggtgctgctgctcaTCCCCCGGCTCATCTGCAAG GCGGAGCTCATCAGTAAGCAGGCTCAGGAGAAGTTTGACCTGAATGAGAGCTGCACCGTGCGGACggggctgagaggagggcagggcgaGCAGATGAGCTTCGCTGCCGGCCTGGTCTACTCTCTCAGTCTGCTGCAGGCCACGCTGCACAGATACGAACA GGCTCTGGGTCAGTGCAGTGTGGAGGTGTATAAGAAGGTGGGCTCTCTCTACCCTGAGATGAGCATTCACGAGCGCTCCCTGGACCTTCTGATCGATCTGCTGCACAGAGACCAGCTGGACGAGACCGTCAATGTGGAGCCCCTGACCAAGGCCATCAAGTACTACCAG CACCTGTACAGCATCCACCTGACTGACCAGATGGAGGACTGCACCATGCAGCTGGCTGACCACATCAGG ttcacCCAGAGTGCCCTGGACTGCATggcggtggaggtggggaggctgCGAGCGTTCCTGCACACGGGCCAGGAGGAGACGGACCTGGCCGTTCTGCTGAAGGACCAGGAGACGTCCTGCTCGGACATCCGCCAGTTCTGCAAGAAGATCCGGCGTCGCATGCCTGGCACCGACGTGCCGGGGATCCCGTCTGCTCTCACCTTCGGAACCCAG GTGTCGGACACCCTGCTGGACTGCAGGAAGCACCTGACGTGGGTGGTGGCCGTGCTGCAGGAGGTGGCGGCTGCAGGGGCCCAGATGATCGCTCCtctgggggagcaggagggcctGTCTGCCCTCAGACTGGAGGACGTGGCCTTCAAGGCtggagagcag ATCTACGGAACCCCGGGTGCCAATCCGTACGAATGCCTGCGCCAGTCGTGCAGCATCGTCATAGCAACCATGAACAAGATGGCCACGGCCATGCAGGAAGGAGAATACGATGCTGAGAAGCCCCAGATCCGG AATCCTCCTCCGGTGGAGGTGCGGGCGGCGGCGCTGCGTGCCGAGATCACCGACGCTGAGGGTCTGGGCATGAagctggaggacagggagaccGTCGTCAAGGAGCTGAAGAAGTCCCTGAAGATCAAG gggGAGGAGCTGAGCGAGGCCAGCGTGCGTCTCAGCCTGCTGGAGAAGAAGCTGGACAGCTCGTCCAGAGATGCGGACGAGCGCGTGGAGAAGATCCAGACCCGGCTGGACGAGACCCAGACGCtgctgaggaagaaggagaa gGAGTTTGAGGAAACCATGGACGCCCTGCAGGCCGACATCGACCAGCTTGAGGCGGAGAAGGCGGAGCTGAAACTGCGTCTCAGCAGCCAATCAAAGATGACCATGGACGGCCTGAGAGGAACGCCTCCCTCGGGCATAGCGTCTGTCGTCACGGGGATGGCAGGAG GAGGGGCTGTGATGGCAGCTATGGGGGCGGGGCTGCAGGTGATCGACTCCCCCCTGCTGACTCAGCAGATCGACGCTCAGCGACTCAGCATCAAGCACCTGAAGAACGAGAACAACAAGCTGAAG gctgAGAAGATGCGTGTCCAGCTGGCCTCCCTGACGCCCCTCAACGTGGCCAAGCTGCCGTCCCGAGACGGCGCCCGTCCAGAGGTGCTCTCCAGCGCCCTCTACCGCAAGACGGACCAGCTGCTGGACACTCTGCTGCAGATGAGCGCCAACGTCAAAGTGGTGGACGTCACCGGGAGGTCTCCAG tcaCTCCTAGCGCCCAGCTCCTGGAACAGACGGCCAGACTCCAGTCGCTAAGTGACACCCTTGACAGACTGAAG GATGAGGTAGCGGAGCACGTGGTGACTCAGCGTCCTGGCGCTCGGGCCTCCTCACACTTCGCCACGTTCCCCTCCACGGCTTTTGTTAAG gccaaggaggagaggaggggggacacaGTGTTGGTGGGCAGGGTCATGCTGCCGTGCTCCCGGGGTCAGGAGCAGGCTCACCGGCTCGTCCTATCACAGGCTGAGCTCCAGAGAGTGCACCGCCTCCTGCTGACCTAA
- the dctn1b gene encoding dynactin subunit 1 isoform X5, which produces MSSDGGGRPAKVGSLVEVIGKGQRGTVAFIGATLFASGKWVGVILDEAKGKNDGTVQGKRYFTCEENHGIFVRQSQIQLVDDGADTTSPETPEPATSKVPKRDILDTPKSNKLPTRPTGTSKPGASGSASAGEMSSSEPSTPAQTPLAAPVIPTPGGLLSPGAPPPPLPSKEEESLRGQVKDLEEKLETLRMKRSEDKAKLKELEKSRIQLEQLQEWRSKMQEQQAELQRQLKEAKKEAKEALEAKEHYMEEMADTADAIEMATLDKEMAEERAESLQQEADSMKEQVEELTMDLEILKHEIEEKGSDGAASSYHVKQLEEQNGRLKEALVRMRDLSSSEKQEHVKLQKQMEKKSLELEVLRSQREKLQEELALAEKTVDELKEQVDAALGAEEMVETLTERNLDLEEKVRELRETVTDLEAINEMNDELQENARETELELREQLDLGAARIREAEKRVEAAQETVADYQQTIKKYRELTTHLQEVNRELTSQQEASAEQQQQPPAEMFDFKIKFAETKAYAKAIEMELRKMEVSQANRQVSLLTSFMPDSFLRHGGDHDCILVLLLIPRLICKAELISKQAQEKFDLNESCTVRTGLRGGQGEQMSFAAGLVYSLSLLQATLHRYEQALGQCSVEVYKKVGSLYPEMSIHERSLDLLIDLLHRDQLDETVNVEPLTKAIKYYQHLYSIHLTDQMEDCTMQLADHIRFTQSALDCMAVEVGRLRAFLHTGQEETDLAVLLKDQETSCSDIRQFCKKIRRRMPGTDVPGIPSALTFGTQVSDTLLDCRKHLTWVVAVLQEVAAAGAQMIAPLGEQEGLSALRLEDVAFKAGEQIYGTPGANPYECLRQSCSIVIATMNKMATAMQEGEYDAEKPQIRNPPPVEVRAAALRAEITDAEGLGMKLEDRETVVKELKKSLKIKGEELSEASVRLSLLEKKLDSSSRDADERVEKIQTRLDETQTLLRKKEKEFEETMDALQADIDQLEAEKAELKLRLSSQSKMTMDGLRGTPPSGIASVVTGMAGEEQKGGAVMAAMGAGLQVIDSPLLTQQIDAQRLSIKHLKNENNKLKAEKMRVQLASLTPLNVAKLPSRDGARPEVLSSALYRKTDQLLDTLLQMSANVKVVDVTGRSPVTPSAQLLEQTARLQSLSDTLDRLKDEVAEHVVTQRPGARASSHFATFPSTAFVKAKEERRGDTVLVGRVMLPCSRGQEQAHRLVLSQAELQRVHRLLLT; this is translated from the exons CCCACCCGGCCCACGGGGACCTCCAAGCCGGGGGCCTCAGGCTCGGCTTCGGCCGGGGAGATGAGCAGCAGTGAGCCCAGCACCCCGGCCCAGACCCCCCTGGCTGCCCCGGTCATCCCCACTCCGGGAGGGCTGCTTTCCCCCGGGGCCCCCCCGCCTCCACTGCCCAGCAAG gaggAGGAATCCCTGCGTGGCCAGGTgaaggacctggaggagaagctggagaccCTGAGGATGAAGCGCTCGGAGGACAAGGCCAagctgaaggagctggagaagagcCGCATCCAGCTGGAGCAGCTGCAGGAGTGGAGGAGCAAGATGCAGGAGCAGCAGGCCGAGCTGCAGAGACAGCTCAAGGAGGCCAAGAAG GAGGCCAAGGAGGCACTGGAGGCCAAGGAGCACTACATGGAGGAGATGGCCGACACGGCGGACGCCATCGAGATGGCCACGCTGGACAAGGAGATGGCGGAGGAGCGGGCAGAGTCTCTGCAGCAGGAGGCAGACTCCAtgaaggagcaggtggaggagctcACCATGGACCTGGAGATCCTGAAGCACGAGATCGAGGAGAAAG GGTCAGACGGAGCTGCCTCCAGTTACCATGTCaagcagctggaggagcagaacGGCCGACTGAAGGAGGCTCTGGTCAG GATGCGTGACCTGTCATCATCGGAGAAGCAGGAGCACGTGAAGCTGCAGAAGCAGATGGAGAAGAAGAGCTTAGAGCTGGAGGTCTTGAGGAGCCAGAGGGAGaagctgcaggaggagctggcGCTTGCCGAGAAGACCGTGGACGAGCTGAAAGAGCAG GTGGATGCTGCTCTGGGGgcggaggagatggtggagacCCTGACGGAGAGGAACCTGGACCTGGAGGAGAAGGTcagggagctgagagagacCGTCACCGACCTG GAAGCCATCAACGAGATGAACGACGAGCTGCAGGAGAACGCCCGGGAGACGGAGCTGGAGCTGAGGGAGCAGCTGGACCTGGGCGCGGCGCGCATCCGGGAGGCGGAGAAGCGCGTGGAGGCCGCCCAGGAGACCGTGGCCGACTACCAGCAGACCATCAAGAAGTACCGCGAGCTCACCACTCACCTGCAG GAAGTGAACCGGGAACTGACGAGTCAGCAGGAGGCCTcggcagagcagcagcagcagcctccaGCCGAGATGTTCGACTTCAAGATCAAGTTTGCTGAGACCAAAGCCTACGCCAAG gccatAGAGATGGAGCTAAGGAAGATGGAGGTGAGCCAGGCTAACAGGCAGGTGTCCCTGCTCACCTCCTTCATGCCCGACTCCTTCCTGCGTCACGGAGGAGACCACGACTGCatcctggtgctgctgctcaTCCCCCGGCTCATCTGCAAG GCGGAGCTCATCAGTAAGCAGGCTCAGGAGAAGTTTGACCTGAATGAGAGCTGCACCGTGCGGACggggctgagaggagggcagggcgaGCAGATGAGCTTCGCTGCCGGCCTGGTCTACTCTCTCAGTCTGCTGCAGGCCACGCTGCACAGATACGAACA GGCTCTGGGTCAGTGCAGTGTGGAGGTGTATAAGAAGGTGGGCTCTCTCTACCCTGAGATGAGCATTCACGAGCGCTCCCTGGACCTTCTGATCGATCTGCTGCACAGAGACCAGCTGGACGAGACCGTCAATGTGGAGCCCCTGACCAAGGCCATCAAGTACTACCAG CACCTGTACAGCATCCACCTGACTGACCAGATGGAGGACTGCACCATGCAGCTGGCTGACCACATCAGG ttcacCCAGAGTGCCCTGGACTGCATggcggtggaggtggggaggctgCGAGCGTTCCTGCACACGGGCCAGGAGGAGACGGACCTGGCCGTTCTGCTGAAGGACCAGGAGACGTCCTGCTCGGACATCCGCCAGTTCTGCAAGAAGATCCGGCGTCGCATGCCTGGCACCGACGTGCCGGGGATCCCGTCTGCTCTCACCTTCGGAACCCAG GTGTCGGACACCCTGCTGGACTGCAGGAAGCACCTGACGTGGGTGGTGGCCGTGCTGCAGGAGGTGGCGGCTGCAGGGGCCCAGATGATCGCTCCtctgggggagcaggagggcctGTCTGCCCTCAGACTGGAGGACGTGGCCTTCAAGGCtggagagcag ATCTACGGAACCCCGGGTGCCAATCCGTACGAATGCCTGCGCCAGTCGTGCAGCATCGTCATAGCAACCATGAACAAGATGGCCACGGCCATGCAGGAAGGAGAATACGATGCTGAGAAGCCCCAGATCCGG AATCCTCCTCCGGTGGAGGTGCGGGCGGCGGCGCTGCGTGCCGAGATCACCGACGCTGAGGGTCTGGGCATGAagctggaggacagggagaccGTCGTCAAGGAGCTGAAGAAGTCCCTGAAGATCAAG gggGAGGAGCTGAGCGAGGCCAGCGTGCGTCTCAGCCTGCTGGAGAAGAAGCTGGACAGCTCGTCCAGAGATGCGGACGAGCGCGTGGAGAAGATCCAGACCCGGCTGGACGAGACCCAGACGCtgctgaggaagaaggagaa gGAGTTTGAGGAAACCATGGACGCCCTGCAGGCCGACATCGACCAGCTTGAGGCGGAGAAGGCGGAGCTGAAACTGCGTCTCAGCAGCCAATCAAAGATGACCATGGACGGCCTGAGAGGAACGCCTCCCTCGGGCATAGCGTCTGTCGTCACGGGGATGGCAGGAG AGGAACAGAAAG GAGGGGCTGTGATGGCAGCTATGGGGGCGGGGCTGCAGGTGATCGACTCCCCCCTGCTGACTCAGCAGATCGACGCTCAGCGACTCAGCATCAAGCACCTGAAGAACGAGAACAACAAGCTGAAG gctgAGAAGATGCGTGTCCAGCTGGCCTCCCTGACGCCCCTCAACGTGGCCAAGCTGCCGTCCCGAGACGGCGCCCGTCCAGAGGTGCTCTCCAGCGCCCTCTACCGCAAGACGGACCAGCTGCTGGACACTCTGCTGCAGATGAGCGCCAACGTCAAAGTGGTGGACGTCACCGGGAGGTCTCCAG tcaCTCCTAGCGCCCAGCTCCTGGAACAGACGGCCAGACTCCAGTCGCTAAGTGACACCCTTGACAGACTGAAG GATGAGGTAGCGGAGCACGTGGTGACTCAGCGTCCTGGCGCTCGGGCCTCCTCACACTTCGCCACGTTCCCCTCCACGGCTTTTGTTAAG gccaaggaggagaggaggggggacacaGTGTTGGTGGGCAGGGTCATGCTGCCGTGCTCCCGGGGTCAGGAGCAGGCTCACCGGCTCGTCCTATCACAGGCTGAGCTCCAGAGAGTGCACCGCCTCCTGCTGACCTAA